CGACGACTCCGATTGATTTGGAGGGTGATTTTAGACCTAGGGATTTCCTGTGTATTTTTTGGAAGGTTCAAGGGCGTTTTGGTTTTTTGAGGCATAAAATTGGTTTATTGCaactttttgatttttgagtCAAGGAGATTCGATAattccattgagtttgaaacgtcgaatttagtagggttgcgTATATGATTTGTATATACAGAATTTTGAACGAATCCCGAGGATCGACTCtgtgactttgaaacttagagGTTTTTGCTGAATTCTGAGGTTTTGGTGCCCTCGCGATAGCGAAGGGCGTGTCTCTTTCATGAAGTTCGATTTAGTAAAGGCCCCTCGCTTTAGCAAAGGGGGTGGGAATTTTTTGGGGTTTGCTTAAGAGACCAACGGTCAAGATCGCGAAGCTCGCGAAAGAGACCCATGGTTCGCGAAAGCGATATCTGCAGGGGTTAAGATCGAGGTttagtcttcttctttttttattttcagacCTTGAGAGATCGATTAGGCGAATTTTAAAGCCAGAATTCTTGTTTTAGTGATTGGGTAAGTGttcttaatttataatttacGTTACTCATCCATTTTATCTTGATTTTAGATTCGAATTGAAGATTTTGAACCCAcaattttgaaatttcatcaagACTTGAAAATCCCTTAAATGAGGATTGTGATCTGATTTGAGCTCCAAATTCATTATGTTTTTCACCCCTAACTTCCTAATACTTCAATGATCGTTTTCATGTAAAGATTTCTTGATATAAACCCCCATTTTTAGAATTGGATTTTGAGccttttttatcctttttacGAATTTCGCATTCTTGGTGTCGTTGGACTTGGGTCTTGATTGTTAAATGTTATttgtaggggtgtacatggaccgggttggttcgaagtttttacaaaccaaaccaaacaatttgtgtcgggttattaaatctataaaccaaatcaaaccaataaaagtcgaatttttcgatatcaatttttctcgaattttttgggttttttcgggtttttcaggtttttttgatttctcggacttttcatagtatctaataaaaagcacagaacagtgcttcttaaaaaaagttctagtacaaaatatcaacatataagatggaggcagaacactgtttgaagttttaactttattaGATAggcttttttgtatattatttagatgggcttctcaagtccaaatctaaatataagaaagaaaacaaaaattataaaaaattataaaaaattaaaaacaaatatttataaattacattttaataaatatttttatgtataacataatttaaaagtagtatatctataattgGGTCGGTTTGTGTttgatttgactttttttagttaaaaccaaaccaaccctataatggtcgggtatTTTTTCCAAataccaaaccaagtcaaaccaaaccactagtcgagtttttttccggtttgtcgatttggtgcggtttatcgatttgccctgtacaaccCTAGTTATTTGAATGGATTGTGGTGAATCGGAGTATATTCGAAAGGGAAAGGCTTCCAGTGGATCAGACCATTGCCCTTTATTCATGGAGTGTGCAGAGAGACAGAACAATGcccctaagtattttaagtttcTACACTGCTGGGTTGATAATGATAGCTTCCTTGATGTAGTGAAAACGTGCTGGGGAAAACCTGCTGCAGGAAATCCTATGAGAAGATTTcaggaaaaaatgaaaagagtgcGAAGCACTCTgagtaagtggtcaagaaaagaaTATGGTGATATTTTCTCTTCCATCACTGATTTTGAGACAAAAGTTAGAGAGGCTGAGGATGCAATAATCAGTGATAACTCCGAAGATAATAGAACCAAGTTGAACTTGATCAATGCCAAATACATCAGGTATCTAAAGATAGAGCAATCCATcctcaaacaaaaaactcaactccaATGGTTTAAGGAAGGGGATGCCAACTCCAATTACTTCCATGCTATCATTAGAGGGAGAAGGAGAAGACTGTATATTCACAAAATTGAAGATGATCAGGGTAATAGTATTCAGGGAAATAAGGAAATTGCAAAGGCTGCATGTCATTACTTTGAAAAGATATTTACTACAGACAACAAGAAAATCAATGAAGATTTCCTTAAGTATATACCTAGAAAGGTCAGTGACAATCAAAACCACATGTTGCAAAGGGTACCTACTAAAGAGGAGTTACAGGAAGTGATTTTCTCTATGAGTGGTACTTCTGCTGCAGGTCCTGATGGGATGAGTGGCAAGTTTTTCCAGGTATGCTGGGACATTATCAGTGAGGACCTTTTGGAGTTGATTCTGTTTTTCTTTAATGGCCATGACATCCCAAAATACGTCTCCCATGCATAtctggttctactcccaaaagttgAACATCCTAATAGACTATCTGAATTCAGACCTATATCTCTCAGCAATTTTAGTAGCAAAATAATATCCAAACTCCTTAGTAGCAGACTGGCTCCCATCCTTCCACATCTTATATCTGATAATCAGTCTGGATTTGTCTAAGGAAGGAGCATATCTGAGAACATTATGCTGGCTCAAGAAATTATGCATAACATAAACAAACCCAAAATTGGAGATAATGCGGTTATTAAACTTGACATggccaaggcttatgatagggtctcatGGTCCTTTATCTGTCTTGTCATGAGAAAGATGGGATTTGGGGAAACCTTCATAGACATGGTATGGAGAATaatgtctaacaattggtactctgtCATCATAAATGGCAGCaggcatggttttttccactcaaCAAGAGGTCTCAAACAGGGAGACCCACTCTCTCCTGCTCTCTTTGTTCTTGGTGCAGAGGTGCTGACCAGAATGTTAAACAACCTTCATCAGCACTATCTATACACTGGTTTTCAAATGGAGAAAAGGGGTCCTCAAATTAACCActtgagttttgcagatgacattaTTATTTTCACCTCAACTTCCAAGTATTCCCTTCAACTCATCATCAAGACTCTTCAGATGTATGAAGGCATTTCTGGGCAGCTTATtaataaggacaaaagccaaatCTTAATCCCTACCAATACACCTGATGATATAATGGATAGAGTAGTGACCATCACTAGTTATAAATGCACTCATGGGCCTATgacatacttgggatgtccatTGTATATAGAAAGACAAAGGGTCATATATTTCACTGGTATAGTTTCAAAAGTGATTGCTAAAATTCAAGGGTGGCAGACAAAGATGCTAAGCTATGGGGGGAGAGCCACTTTGATCAAATCAGTGCTTCAATCACTTCCTATACATCTGTTATCTGCCATAACCCCTACCAGAACCActttgaaacaaataaaatgcCTTATTGCTGACTTCTTCTGGGGTTGGGATAAGGAGAAAAGAAAGTAccactgggcctcttgggaaACCCTTAGCTTACCATATGAGGAGGGAGGTATTGGTGTAAAAAACTTGGAAGATATATGCCTGGCAATGCAATACAAACATTGGTGGTTGTTCAGAACTAAGAGATCTTTATGGGGGGATTTCTTGAGAGCTAAATACTGCCAAAGAGCTCACTCtgtcacaaaaaagtggcacacAGGCCAATCTCTCATGTGGAAGAACATGATGAAGAACAAAGGTGACATAGAACCTCACATTAAGTGGACCTTATGTTCAGGGAACTGCagtttctggtgggatgattggctgggtattggccCTCTAGCCAATCACTATGAATATATTCCAAGATTCAACAACTCCACTGTCTCCATGTTCTTGACAAATGgaaaatggaatgaagagaaaatcAGGCAACAGGCCCCTCAACACATGATACacacaattctcaatactaaAATCATGTACCAACAAAACACATTAGATCAAGCTCAATGGAAGCTGCAATCACATGGAAATTTCACTTGTAAATCAGCTTGGGAAaatgtgagaaagaaaaaaaataagacattGACAGATAGGATGACATGGCATACTAACATCCCTTTCAAGGCTTCATTCTTGCTTTGGAGAGCATTGAGACACAAACTGCCAACCAATGATAAACTGATTTCTTTTGGGAGAGAAACTGCAGAGTGCTCATGCTGCTACAGGCCTGGTTTGGACAACATAGATCACATATTTGTCTCTAGAAGCTTTGCTAAACACATCTGGACATATTTCTCCAACTGGGGGGGAATCATGCAGGACCACAACTCCATTAGAGGCATTTTGATGAGATGGTGGACCTACAAACCAAACAATGTTGTACATAAACTCATGTTGCAAACCCTCCCTATATTTATTTGCTAGAATGTCTGGAAGAACAGGtgtgcaagtaaatatggaggaaagaaatctagtactactagagtGAAGTTCAATATAATCAAAGAAATATACATGCTTATTACTACAGCTTTTCCATATATCCCATGGCCACCAGCTTGGAAGGATCTAATTATTTGGATAGAAAACTGTAAGCATGACATAAAAGTAATCCAGGTTAAATGGCTCAAACCCCCCCTAACATAGTTAAACTTAACACTGATGGGAGTGCCATAGGCAACCCAGGAAAGATAGGAGCAGGAGGCATAGTAAGGGATCATAAGGGTAATCTGATATATGCTTTTGCTTCTCCTTTGGGAGTTGGAACCAATAATCAAGCGGAAGTGCAGGCAACCAGTTTTGGCATtaattggtgcattcaacatggttATAATAGAGTAATATTGGAACTAGATTCTGAACTTGTGATCAAGTGGCTGAATCTGGACATCAAACCACCCTGGAACATTCAAAACTAcgttaatgaactccaacaacTGGTCCAACTGCTAGAATtcttccaatgcaaacatgtTTATCGGGAAGCAAATTTTCCAGCTGATACATTATCTAAGTACAGCCATACACTTGataatacacaacacttctacaaccttcaacaacttccacaagaaaccaagggctacataaagctagacaagataggaatggcaagcttcaggagaagaagattaaaaaggataaaacaacctccttgaacaTTTTTTATCTCTAATGTTCCTAACTTGGACGAAATCGATATGACAAAATTGGGAAGAGAAAGATGTATCGTATACTTGATCTTCTTCATTTAGCTATGTATAAAATGTAgcttatttgaataggactagtgtaggtatctttcttgtattcacatggaaggggagagtctccctcatttatggtTTTTCCTAGTcgcattgtatcgagaggagtcctctcataggtttactgcttttcTAGTATTTAGGAAGCACTTTctagtatcggggatgagttagccgaccttagtaggtttgcagacttatgaaccaccttaattcggaggtaaggttatgtccccctccttgtatctttatattttatgtatgataaggcttgggggtgctgctcaacccctgactgtgcatgagaggtgggagcctcgtgtagggtcccttcccataaaaaaaaaagggaaaggcTCACGTTGATTGATTGACCGCGATTTGGTTAAGACAAGTGGACTCCTAAAACTCTGTGAAACTATTAGAATCCCAAATTTTCCTTTTGTGtatgtgttggggagtaatggggATGAGGGTACGAGTTGAATTAGGATATGAATTAATCTAAATTGGATGAAGAGGGTTAATAAAAGGTAATTCGTGCTATTTTTGGGACTTGAACATCATATGTCATGATCTTGATGTCTAcgtatatttaataaaatacttGATATTCTGATTATAATCGCAggttatttgatttgatatattcctcattacttgtgtgagtACGTTGATTGGATTGATTCTAGAACACTGTGATGAGAGAAACGTGATTATGAGGTCGTGGTCATTTCTAGCGAGAGTATATGATGCCGAGGATATTTTTGGCGAGATGGTATGATGTTGAGGTCGTTTTCAGCCAGAGCTTatgagaccgaggtcatttccagcgGAACTACAAGGCCGAGGCCATTTTTGGTAGAACTGTGaggtcgaggtcattttcggcgagAGCatatgatgccgaggtcatttcctgCAAGAGACTATGATGTCGAGGTCTTTGCCGACGATTacacacatgcatgatcattgagtgtgcattCATACTTTTGCATATCCTGTGTGACAGACTTGATGTTTGTTCTTGATGTGTGATTACTTGTACACTATGACTTGTGATATTGAGCAGTGATTTGAGCATTATTTGAATTGTTAAGCATGAGTTGTTAGGTTGGGTTGATTTTCTTTGCACGTAatagttatggaggttcggttgggttaGAAAGGAGTTTGTGTatcctattagatttacttagttttgttAGTCGGCTTGTTGGGTATCGTGTTGTTTGTTATTCACCCCTTGCTTttatacttgtgtaggttccaAGCCCGGACTTTAATTCTCATCTTTCTGATCATCTGAGGCTTCCAGAAGCTTTGAGAGAGGTAGCTATTGTCATCCGGTGGACTCTCTGATTCCTGTAGTTTTATGTtttactctatttgagagtcaaagacatattgagacttgtattttcaTTTCAGTTTGgttttagtggcttgtatatgtgacaaccaatctttggggTTTATTTAAGTTGAAGAATTTCCGCTTTTGTTTATTAATGTACCCTTTTAAATTGTTTTCCACTTTATTCTCCGTAATTGTTGGATTTAGACTGACTTGTCCGATGGAAAAGGACAGGTGTTATCACACCcaaattcgggtcgtgacaataccAAACACATTTTGGTTGAAAATTAAGAAGTTAAAACAACCTCTGAAGCAGAGGTGGATCCGGGATTTTGAATCATTGGGTGTCACGCTGCTTTGATCAATAACCTATGGCAAAAACTCCAGCGTAGAGTAAgataatacttaatatttattagcaaatttgTGTAAAAATTTAGACTTGTTCTGTTGGTTTAGTTAAGACTTTACTTACAGGAGGTTTAGGATTCTAATCTACTtattcacaattctttttaCAATAAATTAGCTAACGACGTCTTGCAtgataaaaaaagttttaagaaaATACACCCCACCACAAGGCTCAAACTTGCATCCCTATGGTGTTAAACCTGAACTTTAACCACTGACACCACAAGGCTCATTATTGATAAGGATGccacatttaatatttacattttCCTTATAAATTTAAATGGAATGACATGGCACCCCCTCCAATCTACCTAAATCCGCCCCTGCTCTGAAGGACCTGAAGAACACGGTATATATACATGAGAAAATTATTACCATTAAAGATCAACTAAGGGCCCTGCAAATTTCTATGAGGAATGCACAACTATTTATACAAAGGAGTCACTTTACAAAGGAGAAAGAATCAACTTGAGAAAAGAGCATCTATCATATTAATACCTAAGGTAAAACATCCATATCTGCTGTTAAGGAATTTAGACCAATACTATGTTGCACTATCTTGTATAACATTAATTCTGAAATCTTAACTAAGAAGGGGCATTGGTTCATGCAACTCAAGTTGTCTTTGTGATTATAGACAATATTTGAGCCGTGAACTAATGGTTATTCCGTACGTGCATGATAAAGGTGAATATGTAATATCAAAAACTCAAGACAGATAATTAGTCCCTAAATTAGTAGAATTTGTATTGTTTTACCAAATTTGTAGTTGATAGGCTTTATTTGTGGGGACTAAAGAAGCCTTTTGCCAAAAATAATAGTATAAGGAATCTATGGAGGAAATTAAAACCCAAGTGTCGGTGACAATGGCTTGAGAACATTAGTGGAAAATGAAGTGGTCCCTTTGCCTTTTTATTGGTGTACAACCTCACTTTACATCAGTATTGAAGGTGCAATGATGTTATAatctattgatatatattttgatcTTCCAATTATATGACACCTTTCATCATTTGAGTCAGACATGAAAATAACAAAAACGTGAGGAAATTTAACATGATAGTGACGCCCAAGGGAAAGGTACTGAAAATATCATTACCTCTTTTTTGTTGAGAAATTCAAGGGAGTTATTACTATAATTCTCAATTTGACAAGTTTATTTAATACAACATATACACTTAAAAGTAAAGGCAAGTTCTTGATTTTCTGATTGAGAAAAGAACTGAACCCTTCTTCCACAAAACTTGCACATCAAAATGTTATCTAGTTAATGACTAAAAggggaggaggaggaggaggaggagggcAAACCATAACAACCTCTCATCCAAAAACCACCAAATAACCCCGACCGACCTTCGAGTTGAAGGCGATGAGTAAAAATGTAAGCGATACTATACACAAGAATCAAAGACAGAACAAGTACTTGATCTCCAGAAGAAAATTGGTTAGTCAAAGCTTGATGACCGGCTCCACCTCCCTCGCAGATAGTCCTCTAACGAGACATTGTGCTCAATGCTGCTTATAGAGAGAGAATCCTCTTCAACACCAAGCAATGCAAGGTTAAGGTGTGACCGGAGGTTAGAATGTGAAAAAGTGTCATCTTCCAACATATCGGCTCCTTCCATGGCATTTGTTGGTAGCCGTGTATCGGATCCTTCTGAACCATTGACTTGTAACCTTGCCCACTCGGTTGTTTCAGCATCGCCTTTGAGCAGCTTTGAAACCTGCAAATGACGGGCGTGTAAACACTAGAGACTTCTATATCTAGCCAAGGACAAGTTGATTTAACAAAACATACAAATATTTTTGCACATGGAAAATCATAAAGAGAAAAGAAGCATGGTCCCTAAATATTgtaaataaatttcaagaaaCTTGAACTCGGTGTCTTATAAGACTAAATTGACGAGACCAGGGGAGTAGAACAACATTGATCATAACAACTACCTCAACTCTTATGCTTCACACCTGATTATTGCTAATTTCAGTAAGAAGCTAAAAGGATTCGTCAACCACCATGTGCCTAGGATTTCTCCTAGTTTTTACGAAGCCAGAAACACCAGAACCAGCAAGGGATGACTTACAATGCTCATTTGTGGTCGAGCTCGTGGAGCACGTCTGATACAAAGGGCAGCAGCCagcaccatcctttctaccagTTCACAATCATAATCAGAAATCAATTGTGGGTCCAGTAATTGGGTATACTTCCCACTAGTTAGAATTGGCTTTGCCTGCAAATTTGGACACTTGATGTTGTAATTTATGATGCAAAACCGACTCAATTCAAAGCTAATTAAGGAGATGAGCACACTGGACATACCCAAATAACCAGGCTCTCTTGACCCTTCGGACAATTGCTACTTATAGGCTTTCTTCCAGAAATAAGCTCAAGAAGTACTACTCCAAAAGCATAGACATCAATCTTGTCATTAACCTTTCCATACATGAAATATTCAGGAGCCAAGTAACTGCAGCAAAGCACATTTTACCAGAAAAAATCATTGAAGGGAATTAAACATCAGAATTAACCAATCCCCTCCACTTTGCCCCTCCAAGTTTAAACAGGACTAGAGAGCTAAAGAAGTTACATACCCGAAGGTTCCAGCTACATCAGTGCATGTAATATGAGATGAGGTTGTTGTTGCCCATTTAGCAAGTCCAAAGTCAGAGAGCTGAAAATGGAAAAGGCCAATTAAACTACTAGCTAGATTGAAGTAGCAATCTTTATCGCAAAGAAGACAGGAAGCAGCAAAAGAGTATAAGAGCATCACCTGGGGCTCAAAATCATCACACAGTAGTATATTTGACGATTTTACATCACGGTGAATCACTGGTTGATCATCTCTGCCATGAAGATATTCTAGTGCCTCAGCAACACCAACAGCGACTTTGTATCTCTCTTTCCACCCAAACGCAAGTGGATCCTTATTATTACCTAAATGAACAACCCCCTGAGTCAGAAAGATTGAAGATCTAAAAATCTTCTATATTTTTTCACAACTCTAATTCTACTTCTAGACAATATTTTTCCTCTAAAAACGCAAAGTATAGGACGATATAGCAGTAATTTTGACTGGGAAAGAACCAAATTTTGGAAAATGTTATTAGCATACCATGTAGGTTCTCTTCAAGGCTTCCCCTAGATAGAAAATCATATACAAGGAGAAGGCGTTTGTCCTCAAAACAGAATCCAAATAGGGAGATTATGTTTTTGTGACTCAAAGCAGTAATAATCTCAATTTCCAAAACAAACTCTCGCACTGCATCTTCGGATTGTTTTAAAATCTTCACAGCAAGTTCCTTGCCATCAGGAAGGCAGCCTTTGAAAACCTGACTGCTTCCTCCTTTACCAATAATATTCTCTGTAAACATGAAAATGAATGTGAGTCAACTATAAATATGCACTTTGAGCCTTTTTGTGAATCTGCACCTGAGAAGAGCACAAACCTGAGGAAAAGCTCGATGTTGCTAAGAGAAGTTCCTGGAATTTAAACAATCTACACGTTGCCGAGTACTTCTCATGAAGTCCATCCAGTTCTCTTGGTAAGGTTCTTGGTGAATTGTCGGGAGAGGATTTCGAGGACATTGTCTCGTGATTGACAGGAACAATTGCGCCACTTTCTTCATCTGGGGCAGGAGCTTGACTTTCATCATCAGCAGACTGTACATCTTTCCTGTCTGCATCTTCAATGCACAAAAGACGTCTAGTCGGCAGAAACAATGCCCACTGAACGACAGAGAGTTTTCTAATTGATGACGTGTCTGCAGCTTGTCGAGTTGATAAAATGGCTCGGTGAAGCAATGGCCAACCAGGCCTCACTTCAGGCAAATCCTTGATCAGCAATGCAATTGAACTAGATCCTGACTCCTGCCTTTGCACGGGTACTATCGCCATTGAATTATCATCACGGTTATTGTCTGAAGGCTCTTCATGTGTTTGGATGCAAGAATTATCAGACAACGGACAGTCAGGTGAACAAACTGAACA
This region of Solanum dulcamara chromosome 9, daSolDulc1.2, whole genome shotgun sequence genomic DNA includes:
- the LOC129902215 gene encoding protein kinase STUNTED; amino-acid sequence: MTQFECVLSAGKDDNRTVVVGVKLDGASRELLTWALVKVAQTGDRVIALHVLNNNEIVDRDGKSSLLSLVKAFDSVLAVYEGFCNLKQVDLKLKICRGTSIRKIIVREANSYLATDVIVGTANHTIRSSASVAKYCARKLPKDCSVLAVNNGKVVFQREASLASYASSKEIEHHHGNRLLSVIQRTLTKNSKVLNDSTGLRSTNSCRQGGYQTLGEALLKAASASAENSLKQNCSVCSPDCPLSDNSCIQTHEEPSDNNRDDNSMAIVPVQRQESGSSSIALLIKDLPEVRPGWPLLHRAILSTRQAADTSSIRKLSVVQWALFLPTRRLLCIEDADRKDVQSADDESQAPAPDEESGAIVPVNHETMSSKSSPDNSPRTLPRELDGLHEKYSATCRLFKFQELLLATSSFSSENIIGKGGSSQVFKGCLPDGKELAVKILKQSEDAVREFVLEIEIITALSHKNIISLFGFCFEDKRLLLVYDFLSRGSLEENLHGNNKDPLAFGWKERYKVAVGVAEALEYLHGRDDQPVIHRDVKSSNILLCDDFEPQLSDFGLAKWATTTSSHITCTDVAGTFGYLAPEYFMYGKVNDKIDVYAFGVVLLELISGRKPISSNCPKGQESLVIWAKPILTSGKYTQLLDPQLISDYDCELVERMVLAAALCIRRAPRARPQMSIVSKLLKGDAETTEWARLQVNGSEGSDTRLPTNAMEGADMLEDDTFSHSNLRSHLNLALLGVEEDSLSISSIEHNVSLEDYLRGRWSRSSSFD